A single window of Selenomonas sputigena DNA harbors:
- the grpE gene encoding nucleotide exchange factor GrpE, whose translation MPSFMKDELKKKDEEKLEEMKREIDEAEAADTADVAEEATGDVREETAEGSREGTEEAENGADDPVKRAEKLEADLAEKDAQMLRLRADFDNFRRRSAKEREELAAVVTQGILTDMLPLLDNFERALSAEGSDLDSFRAGVSMIYKQMQEALAKNGLEVIDTKDKKFDTNFHQAVMRVQDPEKEDDTIEQELQKGYMVKGRVIRPSMVQVVSN comes from the coding sequence ATGCCATCATTCATGAAGGATGAGTTGAAGAAGAAGGACGAGGAAAAGCTCGAGGAGATGAAGCGCGAGATCGACGAGGCGGAGGCCGCAGACACTGCGGACGTCGCAGAAGAAGCGACGGGAGATGTCCGCGAGGAGACTGCCGAAGGAAGCCGTGAAGGTACCGAGGAGGCAGAAAATGGCGCGGACGATCCTGTGAAGCGTGCAGAAAAGCTTGAAGCCGATCTGGCAGAAAAGGACGCACAGATGCTGCGACTGCGCGCGGACTTCGACAACTTCCGCCGTCGTTCTGCGAAGGAGCGCGAAGAGCTTGCCGCCGTCGTCACCCAGGGCATCCTCACGGATATGCTGCCGCTCCTCGACAACTTCGAGCGTGCACTTTCCGCCGAAGGTTCTGACCTCGACAGCTTCCGCGCAGGCGTTTCCATGATCTACAAGCAGATGCAGGAAGCGCTCGCGAAGAACGGCTTGGAAGTCATTGATACGAAGGATAAGAAGTTCGACACGAACTTCCATCAGGCGGTCATGCGCGTGCAGGATCCCGAGAAGGAGGACGATACGATCGAGCAGGAACTGCAGAAAGGCTACATGGTAAAGGGGCGCGTCATACGCCCAAGCATGGTGCAGGTCGTTTCAAATTAA
- the hemW gene encoding radical SAM family heme chaperone HemW produces MGDFGVYVHIPFCRRKCFYCDFPSYAGEERWMSRYREALCREIAAQGCRCLQEGAVRTVYIGGGTPTTLAADDLLAVVCTVRESFRLTGEEEFTVEANPGTVDAKLLERLREAGVNRLSFGVQSFFDALLTAIGRIHTAREAEDAVRMAQKADFRVSLDLMYGLPGQTLSDLKDSVARAAALGIGHISVYGLAVEDGTPFARMEEAGRLHLPTDDECGDMYDYITAELPRLGYRRYEISNYARAGEESRHNLAYWQDVSYIGLGAAAHSYWHGQRTENEQDLCRYIACIEGGLSPAREEEPCSRESHIEEFAFLALRTAYGIDKKRFRGTFASDVHEVYGEVIARLQAAGLVEETAVSIRLTEQGMKFGNRVFEAFLLERDET; encoded by the coding sequence ATGGGTGATTTCGGCGTGTATGTCCATATTCCCTTCTGCCGCCGCAAGTGCTTTTACTGCGACTTCCCTTCTTATGCAGGAGAAGAGCGATGGATGAGCCGCTACCGAGAAGCCCTGTGCCGCGAGATTGCGGCGCAGGGCTGTCGCTGTCTGCAGGAAGGGGCAGTGCGCACCGTCTACATCGGCGGCGGCACGCCGACAACGCTTGCGGCAGACGACCTTCTCGCCGTCGTCTGCACCGTGCGCGAGAGTTTTCGACTGACAGGCGAGGAAGAGTTCACGGTCGAGGCGAATCCCGGTACGGTCGATGCAAAGCTTCTCGAACGATTGCGCGAGGCGGGCGTCAACCGTCTGAGCTTCGGCGTGCAGTCGTTTTTCGATGCGCTGCTCACTGCTATCGGGCGCATTCATACGGCACGGGAGGCGGAGGATGCCGTGCGCATGGCGCAGAAGGCAGACTTTCGCGTGAGCCTTGACCTCATGTACGGTCTGCCTGGGCAGACGCTTTCTGATCTCAAGGACAGTGTGGCGCGAGCCGCTGCGCTCGGCATTGGTCACATCTCCGTCTACGGGCTTGCCGTCGAGGACGGCACGCCGTTCGCCCGCATGGAAGAGGCGGGGCGGCTTCATCTGCCGACGGATGACGAATGCGGCGATATGTACGACTATATCACGGCAGAACTGCCACGCTTGGGTTACCGCCGCTACGAAATCTCGAACTATGCGAGGGCGGGCGAAGAGAGCCGCCACAACCTCGCCTATTGGCAGGACGTGTCCTACATCGGTCTCGGCGCAGCGGCGCATTCGTATTGGCACGGACAGCGCACGGAGAATGAGCAGGATCTTTGCCGCTACATCGCGTGCATCGAAGGAGGCCTGTCGCCTGCAAGGGAAGAAGAGCCTTGCTCGCGCGAAAGCCATATCGAAGAATTCGCCTTCCTCGCGCTCCGCACGGCGTATGGTATTGATAAGAAGCGCTTTCGCGGCACTTTCGCCTCGGATGTGCACGAGGTCTATGGCGAAGTGATCGCGCGCTTGCAGGCGGCGGGGCTTGTTGAAGAAACGGCGGTGAGCATACGTCTGACAGAGCAGGGCATGAAGTTTGGCAACCGCGTCTTTGAAGCATTCTTGTTGGAAAGAGATGAAACGTAG
- a CDS encoding YjfB family protein: MDMSIAAMSVDLSQARFSQQFGISVMKMAMDTTEEAVGEMLESLDPAVGNNIDIAV; encoded by the coding sequence ATGGATATGAGCATAGCGGCGATGTCGGTCGATCTAAGCCAGGCACGCTTCTCGCAGCAGTTCGGCATCTCCGTCATGAAGATGGCGATGGATACGACGGAAGAAGCTGTGGGTGAGATGTTGGAAAGCCTCGACCCTGCGGTCGGCAACAATATTGATATTGCGGTATGA
- the hrcA gene encoding heat-inducible transcriptional repressor HrcA, with product MLDERKQRILQAVVDDYISSAEPVGSRTVARRHDFGVSPATIRNEMADLEDMGYLEHLHTSSGRIPSSKGYRLYVDNLLSPAPIDERERALIDHWYRKRVKRVESVFQETAKIISRLTKNLALVLAPQLDEAAFRTLQFVPLGEDRVIAVLMTDAGFVENRVVKMPKGASFEDFQRMAEVINRCLSGEKLSSIGTAALKRIRAEVMDESLYQAAMELIYEALDEERKEQRLYLGGTTEMLAQPEFRDVTRVRALLSLLEEENFVKDVLQKKSQEGLVVTIGRENEYSGIEDCSIIRATYHLDGECLGTIAVLGPTRMEYGKAMALLGYLNHHIAALVQPFRW from the coding sequence ATGCTTGATGAAAGGAAGCAGCGCATCCTGCAGGCGGTAGTCGATGACTACATCTCGTCGGCGGAGCCTGTCGGCTCGCGCACTGTGGCGCGGCGTCATGATTTCGGCGTTAGTCCGGCAACGATCCGCAACGAGATGGCGGATCTCGAGGATATGGGCTACTTGGAGCATTTGCACACGTCCTCTGGGCGCATCCCTTCGTCGAAAGGGTATCGACTCTATGTGGACAATCTGCTCTCGCCCGCGCCGATTGACGAGCGCGAGAGGGCGTTGATTGACCACTGGTATCGAAAGCGCGTCAAGCGCGTCGAGAGCGTCTTTCAGGAGACGGCGAAGATCATTTCGCGACTGACGAAGAATCTCGCGCTCGTCCTTGCGCCGCAGCTGGATGAAGCGGCTTTTCGCACGCTGCAGTTCGTGCCGCTGGGCGAAGATCGTGTCATCGCCGTCTTGATGACGGACGCGGGCTTCGTGGAGAACCGCGTCGTCAAGATGCCGAAAGGCGCGAGTTTCGAGGATTTCCAACGCATGGCGGAGGTCATCAACCGATGTCTGTCGGGCGAGAAGCTTTCCTCCATCGGCACGGCCGCTTTGAAGCGCATACGCGCCGAGGTCATGGACGAGTCGCTTTATCAGGCGGCAATGGAACTGATTTACGAAGCGCTCGACGAGGAGCGCAAGGAGCAGCGGCTCTATCTCGGCGGCACGACAGAGATGCTTGCGCAGCCGGAGTTTCGCGATGTGACGCGCGTGCGTGCGCTCCTCTCACTGCTCGAAGAGGAGAACTTCGTCAAAGACGTTCTGCAGAAGAAATCGCAGGAGGGACTCGTCGTCACGATCGGCCGTGAGAATGAGTACAGCGGCATTGAGGATTGCAGCATCATTCGCGCGACGTACCACTTGGATGGCGAGTGCTTGGGCACGATCGCCGTCTTAGGGCCGACGCGCATGGAGTACGGCAAGGCGATGGCGCTCTTGGGATATCTGAACCACCATATCGCTGCGCTTGTGCAGCCTTTCCGCTGGTAG
- the lepA gene encoding translation elongation factor 4, with product MQNKYIRNFSIIAHIDHGKSTLADRLIESTGTLTEREMEAQVLDNMELERERGITIKAQTVRLHYRGKDGEVYELNLIDTPGHVDFTYEVSRSLAACEGALLVVDAAQGVEAQTLANVYMALEHDLEIIPVINKIDLPSADPERVKEEIEEAIGLDASEAILTSAKTGVGIEEILDAIIERIPPPKGEDNAPLRALIFDSYFDSYKGAIAHVRLMEGHIKKGMELKMMATGKTFEVTDVGCFRPAPAELGELTAGEVGFVAGSLKNVRDVLVGDTVTSAKNPAPEPLPGYRGVTPMVYCGLYPVDSADYDNLKDALEKLQLNDAALIFEPETSIALGFGYRCGFLGLLHMDVIQERLEREYGMKLITTAPSVIYHVHKTNGTMLKVDNPSKLPPPTEIDFIEEPFVKATVIVPKDYVGSVMEVSQEKRGTFESMDYLDTNRVMIIYHIPLSEIIYDYFDRLKSTTRGYASLDYELADYRQSRLVKLDILLNGDPVDALSTIVHADRAATRGRQLAQKLKEIIPQQMFEIPIQAAVGNKIIARENVRAMRKDVLAKCYGGDISRKRKLLEKQKEGKKRMKAVGSVEVPQEAFMAILKID from the coding sequence ATGCAGAACAAATACATCCGCAATTTCTCGATTATCGCGCACATCGACCATGGTAAGTCGACGCTTGCCGACCGCCTCATTGAAAGCACGGGCACTTTGACTGAGCGCGAGATGGAGGCGCAGGTGCTCGACAATATGGAGCTTGAGCGTGAGCGCGGCATTACGATCAAGGCGCAGACCGTGCGCCTGCACTATCGCGGCAAGGACGGCGAGGTCTATGAACTCAATCTCATCGACACGCCGGGTCACGTCGATTTCACATACGAGGTGTCGAGAAGCCTTGCGGCCTGCGAGGGAGCGCTTCTCGTCGTCGATGCGGCGCAGGGCGTCGAAGCGCAGACGCTCGCAAACGTCTACATGGCGCTGGAGCACGATCTCGAAATCATCCCTGTCATCAATAAGATCGATTTGCCGAGCGCCGATCCCGAGCGCGTCAAAGAGGAGATCGAGGAGGCGATCGGCCTCGATGCGTCCGAGGCGATCCTGACTTCGGCGAAGACGGGCGTAGGCATCGAGGAGATCCTCGACGCCATCATCGAGCGCATCCCGCCGCCGAAGGGCGAGGACAATGCGCCGCTTCGCGCTTTGATCTTCGACTCGTACTTTGACTCGTACAAGGGCGCGATCGCGCATGTGCGCCTGATGGAAGGTCATATCAAGAAGGGCATGGAACTGAAGATGATGGCGACGGGCAAGACATTCGAGGTGACCGATGTCGGCTGCTTCCGTCCCGCACCTGCCGAGCTCGGCGAACTTACGGCGGGAGAAGTCGGCTTCGTCGCGGGAAGTTTGAAGAACGTGCGCGACGTGCTCGTCGGCGATACCGTGACGAGCGCGAAGAACCCTGCACCAGAGCCGCTGCCCGGCTATCGCGGCGTGACGCCGATGGTCTACTGCGGACTCTATCCCGTGGACAGCGCCGACTACGACAATTTGAAGGACGCGCTCGAAAAGCTGCAGCTCAATGATGCGGCGCTGATCTTCGAGCCGGAGACATCGATCGCACTTGGCTTCGGCTATCGCTGCGGTTTCTTGGGTCTTCTGCACATGGACGTCATCCAGGAGCGGTTGGAGCGCGAGTACGGCATGAAGCTCATCACGACGGCGCCCTCCGTCATCTACCACGTCCACAAGACGAACGGGACGATGCTCAAGGTCGACAATCCGTCGAAGCTTCCGCCGCCGACGGAGATCGACTTCATCGAGGAGCCGTTTGTCAAGGCGACGGTCATCGTGCCGAAGGACTATGTCGGCTCCGTCATGGAAGTCTCGCAGGAAAAGCGCGGCACGTTCGAGAGCATGGACTACCTCGACACGAATCGCGTCATGATCATCTACCACATTCCTTTGAGCGAGATCATCTACGACTACTTTGATCGCTTGAAATCGACGACGCGCGGCTATGCCTCGCTCGACTACGAGCTTGCCGACTATCGCCAGTCGCGCCTCGTGAAGCTTGACATTCTCTTGAACGGCGATCCCGTCGATGCATTGTCGACCATCGTCCACGCCGACCGCGCCGCGACGCGCGGCCGCCAGCTCGCGCAGAAGCTCAAGGAGATCATTCCGCAGCAGATGTTCGAGATTCCGATCCAGGCGGCTGTCGGCAACAAGATCATCGCGCGAGAGAACGTGCGTGCCATGCGAAAAGACGTGCTTGCCAAGTGCTACGGCGGCGACATATCGAGAAAGCGCAAGCTGCTTGAAAAGCAGAAAGAAGGCAAGAAGCGTATGAAGGCGGTCGGCAGCGTCGAAGTGCCGCAGGAAGCCTTCATGGCGATATTGAAGATCGACTGA